A stretch of Mucilaginibacter terrae DNA encodes these proteins:
- a CDS encoding tetratricopeptide repeat protein gives METSAQNAYLKLGYQALMDKDFKTAIKQLEKACIVDSNSTNALWMLGYSYFHSENYKKSITAYSKVIAIDKTNKDAYYFRSKAKSNLAKDVQLPIPEREKMYLGAISDLGKAIIIKSDDVYFQSRGLAYRDYAVYKMQTAGYDKNQVVNGLKAAIADFEHVLANNGSRGDIASLLDVCKEKMATVTGHR, from the coding sequence ATGGAAACGTCGGCCCAAAACGCCTATCTTAAATTAGGATACCAGGCATTGATGGATAAAGACTTTAAAACCGCTATTAAGCAGCTGGAAAAGGCCTGTATTGTTGACTCGAACAGCACTAATGCCTTGTGGATGCTGGGCTACTCCTACTTCCACAGCGAAAATTATAAAAAATCGATTACTGCCTACTCTAAGGTAATTGCCATTGATAAAACTAATAAAGACGCATACTATTTCCGCTCAAAGGCTAAAAGCAATTTAGCTAAAGATGTACAGCTGCCTATCCCCGAGCGCGAAAAAATGTATTTAGGCGCTATATCTGATTTGGGGAAGGCCATCATCATCAAATCCGACGATGTGTATTTCCAAAGCCGGGGCTTGGCCTATCGGGATTACGCTGTGTACAAAATGCAGACGGCCGGGTATGATAAAAACCAGGTGGTAAATGGCCTCAAAGCCGCCATAGCCGATTTTGAACACGTATTGGCTAACAACGGCAGCCGCGGTGATATTGCCTCGCTGTTAGATGTTTGCAAAGAAAAAATGGCTACGGTTACAGGGCATCGCTAA
- a CDS encoding M3 family oligoendopeptidase, which produces MINAKERTYIPAQLEIKWENLEPLYKELSSRNINSVEELEQWLRDRSELEAALEEDFAWRYIRMTCNTADEDLLQKFQYFATEIEPKIAPYNNELNKKLVDSEFIDQLDHDKYFVYLRSIKKSLELFREENIPVQTEIQLEQQKYQSITGAMSVEIGGKEFTLEQAAAILKDTDRAKRQEAWEKITTRRLQDKKPLNELFDLLMVLRHKVSLNAGFENFRDYMFQALGRFDYTPQDCYDFHAAIETEMVPILREQAHKRKEALDLDALKPWDMDVDITGKPALKPFANGEDLVNKSIQCFNNIDPYLGERLEIMKANGLFDVESRKGKAPGGYNYPLAETGAPFIFMNSANTFRDLTTMVHEGGHAVHTFLTAGLELNDFKHCPSEVAELASMSMELISMDNWDVYFSNEEELKRAKRDQLIDVLKTLPWVAVVDQFQHWLYTNPDHTDAQRTEAWTQIYERFGAGFIDWSEHPEAEENLWQKQLHIFEVPFYYIEYGMAQLGAIAVWKNYKENPEKGLQQYLDALKLGYTKTIKEIYETAGVKFDFSAGYVKDLAEFVKSELEKI; this is translated from the coding sequence ATGATAAACGCTAAAGAAAGAACATACATTCCCGCACAATTAGAAATAAAATGGGAAAACCTCGAACCGCTTTACAAAGAATTAAGCTCACGCAACATTAATTCGGTTGAAGAATTGGAACAATGGTTGCGCGACCGCAGCGAGCTGGAAGCTGCCCTGGAAGAGGATTTTGCATGGCGCTACATACGCATGACCTGCAACACGGCCGACGAAGACCTTCTGCAAAAATTCCAGTATTTTGCCACGGAGATTGAACCTAAAATTGCGCCTTACAATAATGAGTTGAACAAAAAACTGGTTGATAGTGAATTCATAGATCAGCTTGACCACGACAAATATTTTGTATACTTGCGCAGCATTAAAAAATCATTGGAGTTGTTCCGTGAGGAAAATATTCCGGTGCAAACCGAGATACAGCTTGAGCAGCAGAAATACCAATCAATAACCGGTGCCATGTCGGTTGAAATTGGGGGTAAGGAATTTACCTTGGAGCAAGCCGCCGCCATTTTAAAAGATACCGACCGCGCCAAACGCCAGGAAGCCTGGGAAAAGATAACTACCCGCAGGTTACAGGATAAAAAGCCATTAAATGAGCTTTTTGATTTATTGATGGTGCTTCGTCACAAGGTTTCTTTAAACGCAGGTTTCGAAAATTTTAGAGATTACATGTTTCAGGCACTGGGCAGATTTGATTACACCCCGCAGGATTGCTACGATTTTCATGCCGCTATTGAAACCGAGATGGTGCCCATTTTGCGCGAGCAAGCCCACAAGCGTAAAGAAGCTTTAGATTTGGATGCACTGAAACCGTGGGATATGGATGTAGATATTACCGGTAAACCAGCTTTAAAACCATTTGCCAATGGCGAGGATCTGGTGAACAAATCAATTCAATGCTTTAATAATATCGACCCATATTTGGGCGAACGTTTGGAGATCATGAAAGCCAATGGCTTGTTTGATGTAGAAAGCCGCAAAGGCAAGGCTCCGGGTGGTTACAATTACCCACTGGCCGAAACCGGTGCACCGTTTATCTTCATGAACTCGGCGAATACCTTCCGCGATCTAACCACCATGGTGCACGAGGGCGGCCATGCTGTGCATACTTTCCTTACCGCCGGATTGGAATTGAACGATTTTAAGCATTGCCCAAGCGAGGTAGCCGAATTGGCTTCTATGTCGATGGAGCTGATCTCGATGGATAACTGGGATGTGTACTTCAGCAACGAAGAAGAACTGAAACGCGCCAAACGCGACCAGCTTATCGACGTACTGAAAACCCTGCCTTGGGTAGCCGTGGTAGACCAGTTTCAGCACTGGCTATACACAAATCCCGATCATACCGATGCCCAGCGCACCGAAGCCTGGACACAAATTTATGAACGCTTTGGCGCAGGTTTTATTGATTGGAGCGAACACCCCGAGGCAGAAGAAAACCTTTGGCAAAAGCAGTTGCACATATTTGAGGTGCCGTTTTATTACATTGAGTATGGCATGGCCCAGTTAGGCGCTATTGCGGTATGGAAAAACTATAAAGAAAACCCGGAGAAAGGCTTGCAGCAATACCTTGATGCACTGAAATTAGGCTACACCAAAACCATTAAAGAGATTTACGAAACGGCAGGTGTGAAATTTGATTTCAGTGCCGGGTATGTAAAAGATCTGGCTGAATTTGTGAAAAGCGAACTGGAGAAAATCTAA
- a CDS encoding DUF3050 domain-containing protein has protein sequence MAFLNPRIAQLKQQIEPLRAQLIGHQLYQHIQTLDDLNAFMEHHAFAVWDFMSLLKALQQKLTCTNVPWMPVGNANTRYLINEIVTGEESDVDEQGNRTSHFELYLRAMQQAGGEAHAIKALFNELQNGKNIDEALIIADIPQAARSFVQHTFEVIDTNEPHIQAAVFTFGREDLIPDMFISMVKEISSQFPGKVDLLLYYLERHIEVDGDHHSQLAYQMTAELCGEDETKWTEATQAVKSALQARIALWDGILESIKVGVE, from the coding sequence ATGGCATTTTTAAATCCGCGGATAGCACAGTTAAAGCAACAAATAGAGCCTTTAAGGGCACAACTTATCGGTCATCAACTGTATCAGCACATACAAACCCTTGATGATTTGAATGCCTTTATGGAGCACCATGCTTTTGCCGTGTGGGATTTTATGTCGTTGCTGAAAGCCTTGCAGCAAAAGCTAACCTGCACCAACGTGCCTTGGATGCCCGTAGGCAATGCCAATACCCGTTACTTGATCAATGAAATTGTAACCGGCGAAGAAAGCGATGTGGATGAGCAAGGCAACCGCACCAGCCATTTCGAGCTTTACCTGCGGGCCATGCAGCAGGCCGGGGGAGAGGCGCATGCTATAAAAGCGTTGTTTAATGAGCTGCAAAATGGTAAAAACATTGATGAAGCCTTAATTATTGCCGATATACCTCAGGCTGCCCGCAGCTTTGTACAGCATACTTTCGAGGTAATTGATACTAATGAGCCCCATATACAGGCAGCCGTGTTTACTTTTGGCCGCGAGGATCTGATACCGGATATGTTTATCAGCATGGTAAAAGAAATTAGCAGCCAGTTCCCCGGTAAAGTTGATTTACTGCTTTACTACCTTGAGCGCCACATTGAAGTAGATGGAGACCATCACTCACAACTGGCCTACCAAATGACGGCCGAACTTTGCGGTGAAGATGAAACTAAATGGACCGAAGCCACCCAGGCCGTTAAGTCAGCCCTGCAAGCACGTATTGCTTTGTGGGATGGTATTTTAGAGAGCATTAAAGTAGGGGTGGAGTAA
- the lon gene encoding endopeptidase La, whose protein sequence is MSFDPFDFKNALPIINEDSEFFPLMSSEDEEEMNNEQVPEVLSILPLRNTVLFPGVVIPITVGRDKSIKLIRDANKGDRLIGVVAQRDVNIEDPEFDQLHSVGTTAIIVKMLQMPDGNTTVILQGKRRFILKDEVQSDPYLKANIEPFKDTVIKEDKEFKAMVSSVKDMAMSIIQLSPNIPSEAGIAIRNIESTSFLINFVASNMNADIEAKQRLLETPSLRDRANIVLEHLTTDLQMLELKNQIQTKVRTDLDKQQRDYFLNQQLKTIQEELGGNTPDLELENLRARSLKKKWGKEVSTHFNKELEKLQRINPAAADYSVQINYLELLLGLPWNEFTKDNFDLKRAQKVLDKDHFGLDKVKRRIIEYLAVLKLKHNMKAPILCLVGPPGVGKTSLGKSIAKALGRKYMRMALGGVRDEAEIRGHRKTYIGAMPGRIIQSVKKAGAANPVFILDEIDKVGNDHRGDPSSALLEVLDPEQNSSFYDHYVELDFDLSNVMFIATANSLSSIQPALLDRMEIIEVNGYTIEEKIEIAKQHLLPKQREAHGVKTKDVTIKNDVMEKVIEDYTRESGVRGLEKQVGSIVRGVAKSIAMEEEFSAVISKKDVERFLGAPIFDKDLYEDNNVAGVVTGLAWTQVGGDILFIEASLSPGKGRLTLTGSLGDVMKESATIALAYLRAHAAYFNIDQKLFEQWDIHVHVPAGATPKDGPSAGITMLTALTSAFTQRKVKPNLAMTGEITLRGRVLPVGGIKEKILAAKRANIKDIILCQSNQKDILEIKEDYIKDLRFHYVKEMRDVINLALLNELVAEPLDLTVKADEKPALQF, encoded by the coding sequence ATGAGTTTCGATCCGTTTGATTTTAAAAATGCATTACCAATTATAAACGAAGATTCAGAGTTCTTCCCGCTGATGTCATCAGAGGATGAAGAAGAGATGAATAATGAGCAAGTACCTGAAGTTTTATCTATTCTTCCTTTACGCAATACTGTTTTGTTTCCGGGTGTGGTTATACCTATTACTGTTGGGCGCGATAAATCTATCAAACTTATACGTGATGCCAATAAAGGCGACCGCCTGATTGGTGTGGTTGCCCAGCGCGATGTAAATATTGAAGACCCTGAGTTTGACCAGCTGCACAGCGTAGGTACCACCGCCATAATTGTTAAAATGCTGCAAATGCCTGATGGAAATACCACGGTTATTTTACAGGGTAAAAGGCGTTTCATTTTAAAAGATGAAGTACAAAGCGATCCTTATTTAAAGGCTAACATTGAACCTTTTAAGGATACCGTTATTAAAGAGGACAAAGAGTTTAAGGCCATGGTATCTTCGGTTAAAGACATGGCCATGAGCATCATACAACTATCGCCCAATATACCGAGCGAGGCAGGTATAGCCATTCGCAATATCGAGAGCACCTCGTTCCTCATCAACTTTGTGGCCTCTAACATGAATGCTGATATTGAGGCCAAACAACGCCTGCTCGAAACCCCGAGCCTGCGCGACCGTGCCAATATTGTGTTAGAGCATTTGACCACCGATTTGCAGATGCTGGAACTTAAAAACCAGATACAAACCAAGGTACGTACTGATTTAGATAAGCAACAACGCGATTACTTTTTAAACCAGCAACTTAAAACCATACAGGAAGAACTGGGTGGTAATACGCCCGATTTAGAACTGGAAAACCTGCGTGCACGTTCGCTTAAAAAGAAATGGGGCAAAGAGGTTAGCACCCATTTTAACAAAGAGCTGGAAAAACTGCAACGCATTAATCCTGCCGCGGCCGATTATTCTGTACAGATAAATTACCTGGAGCTACTGTTAGGTTTACCGTGGAACGAGTTTACCAAAGACAACTTTGACCTTAAACGCGCCCAAAAGGTGCTGGATAAAGACCACTTTGGTTTAGATAAGGTTAAGCGCCGTATTATAGAATATTTGGCCGTGTTAAAGCTGAAACATAACATGAAGGCCCCTATCCTTTGTTTAGTTGGCCCTCCGGGTGTGGGTAAAACATCGCTGGGTAAATCAATAGCCAAAGCTTTGGGCCGTAAATATATGCGCATGGCTTTAGGTGGTGTGCGCGATGAGGCCGAAATACGCGGTCATCGTAAAACGTACATTGGCGCCATGCCGGGCCGCATTATCCAGTCGGTTAAAAAAGCCGGTGCAGCCAACCCCGTGTTTATACTGGATGAGATCGATAAGGTAGGTAACGATCACCGTGGCGACCCATCATCGGCTTTACTGGAGGTGTTAGACCCTGAACAAAACAGCAGCTTTTACGACCATTATGTGGAGCTGGATTTTGACCTGAGTAACGTAATGTTCATAGCCACCGCCAACTCGTTAAGCAGCATACAACCGGCCTTGTTAGACCGTATGGAGATCATCGAGGTAAACGGTTACACCATCGAAGAAAAAATTGAGATAGCCAAACAACACCTGCTACCTAAACAGCGCGAAGCCCACGGCGTAAAAACCAAAGACGTTACCATAAAAAATGATGTAATGGAAAAGGTGATCGAGGATTACACCCGCGAATCGGGCGTGCGTGGTTTAGAAAAACAGGTAGGCTCTATTGTACGTGGTGTTGCCAAAAGCATTGCCATGGAAGAAGAATTTAGTGCTGTGATCAGCAAAAAAGATGTAGAACGCTTTTTAGGCGCTCCAATATTTGATAAAGATTTGTACGAAGATAACAACGTTGCCGGCGTGGTAACCGGCCTGGCCTGGACACAGGTAGGCGGCGACATTTTATTTATCGAGGCCAGTTTAAGTCCGGGTAAAGGGCGTTTAACCTTAACCGGTAGTTTGGGCGATGTAATGAAAGAATCGGCCACTATTGCGCTGGCTTACCTGCGTGCTCATGCTGCTTACTTTAACATCGATCAAAAGCTGTTTGAACAGTGGGATATACACGTGCATGTACCTGCCGGAGCTACCCCTAAAGATGGCCCATCGGCTGGTATAACCATGTTAACTGCCCTCACCTCGGCCTTTACACAGCGTAAGGTAAAACCTAATCTGGCCATGACGGGCGAAATTACCCTGCGCGGCCGTGTACTGCCTGTGGGTGGTATTAAGGAGAAAATACTGGCCGCCAAACGCGCCAATATAAAAGACATCATACTTTGCCAGAGCAACCAGAAAGACATACTGGAGATTAAAGAAGACTATATTAAAGACCTGCGTTTCCATTACGTAAAAGAAATGCGGGATGTAATAAACCTCGCCCTGCTGAACGAACTGGTAGCCGAGCCGCTTGATTTAACCGTTAAAGCCGACGAAAAGCCGGCCCTGCAATTTTAA